The sequence GAACGTGTTGCGGAAAAGCTCCGCACCCGGGATGCTCGCTCCGCAGCCGATGAACTTGGTGGGCGTTCCGTAAGCGTCTCCCATGGCTTCGCTCATCTTCTTGAAGAACGGGTGTTCGGTGTCGGTGACGAAGGGGTTCGCGCCGTCTTCGCGTTCGACCTGGAATTCCATGCCGTTCGGGACGCGTTCCTTCAAAAAGTCAATGAGCATGTCGGTGCATTCTTCGGCGTCCATGCCCGGCGCGAGGCGAATGCCGATGCGTGCGTAGGCGCTGTCTTGCAGTACGTTGCCTGCATTCTTGCGGGAACCGATTTCCATCGCCGTGACGACAAGGCTTGGCTTGCGCCAGAGCGAAATCAGCAATTCGCTTTCAGGGACATGTAAGACAACGTTGTTTAAAACGCCACCGTCGTTGCGGAATATCGCTTCGGTCATGCCGAGGCTCTTGTAAGATTCCAGCTCTTCTTGGGTTGGCTTGACAAGTTTGTCTTCAAAATGCGGGATGAGAATATTGCCGCTTGCATCCGTGAGGCTTGCGATCATCTTGCAGAGTGCCTGGCCCGGGTCGGGGATGGGACCTGACCACGAACCGGAATGGAGCGGTGCCTTCGTGGCGCGGAGCGTAACCGAGATAGCGCTCATGCCGCGGAGCGTCGTGGTGATGGAGGGCGTTCCCTTGGCGAAGTTGCCGAGGTCTGCGACAATCACGGCATCGCATTTCAGGAGTTCAGCATTTTCCTTAAGGATTTGGGCGAAACCGGCACTGCCGGATTCTTCTTCGCCTTCGATGATAAACTTGAGGTTCGGTCCTTTGTTGCCGAGCAGGTTGCGGACTTGTTCCGTGGCGGCAAAGTGCGTAATGATGCCCGCCTTGTCGTCGGCGGTGCCACGCCCGTAAATGCGGTCCCCCTTGACGATTGCTTCGAAGGGGGGTGTGTCCCAGAGTTCGGTGCGCATGGGGGGCTGCACGTCGTGGTGTGCGTAGAGCAGGACTGTCGGCTGGTCTGGCG is a genomic window of uncultured Fibrobacter sp. containing:
- a CDS encoding M20/M25/M40 family metallo-hydrolase codes for the protein MKNALERNINQSIPRYLDLLKALVSIPSISFDNFDQKHVEDSANAVKSLFAKAGFQNIQFLRPPSGRATVYAESLTSPDQPTVLLYAHHDVQPPMRTELWDTPPFEAIVKGDRIYGRGTADDKAGIITHFAATEQVRNLLGNKGPNLKFIIEGEEESGSAGFAQILKENAELLKCDAVIVADLGNFAKGTPSITTTLRGMSAISVTLRATKAPLHSGSWSGPIPDPGQALCKMIASLTDASGNILIPHFEDKLVKPTQEELESYKSLGMTEAIFRNDGGVLNNVVLHVPESELLISLWRKPSLVVTAMEIGSRKNAGNVLQDSAYARIGIRLAPGMDAEECTDMLIDFLKERVPNGMEFQVEREDGANPFVTDTEHPFFKKMSEAMGDAYGTPTKFIGCGASIPGAELFRNTFGDIPILLTGLEDPECNAHGENESLYLPDFEHGILAETLFFASIAKEGK